The DNA sequence CCTTACCATAAACTCTTTCAAAATATCATTCTGAATCGTTCCTGAAAGCTGGTCCTGTTGTACTCCCTGCTCTTCAGCTGCCACAATATAAAAAGATAAAATAGGCAAAACAGCACCATTCATCGTCATAGAAACGGAAATCTGATCCAAAGGGATCTCATTGAACAGGATCTTCATATCTTCAACAGAGTCGATTGCAACTCCTGCTTTTCCAACATCCCCAACCACTCGTGCATGATTGGAATCATACCCTCTGTGTGTAGCGAGATCAAAAGCCACTGAAAGACCTTTTTGTCCTGCTGCTAAATTCCTTCTGTAAAATGCATTAGATTCTTCAGCTGTAGAAAATCCCGCATATTGACGCACCGTCCATGGCTTCTGAACATACATCGTAGAATAAGGGCCTCTTAAATAAGGTGAAATCCCGGGAGAAGTCTCAGTAAGTTCTTTATTTTTAACATCTTCATGGGTATAAGAGGATTTTAATTCTAAACCATCTTTTTCGAAATTGTAAATTTCACCTTCTTTAGGTAAAATATGCAGATCCAGTTTTCTTACAGAAATTGTCTTTCGCATTTCAATAATTTTATCTCCGTAAAGTTAATTTTTTTGAATGAAACACGAAACTACTGTTAAACTACTGAACATATAGTTATTAACAAATAAAAGACCGGACAATGCCCAGCCTTTTATCATAAAATTGATTATTATTATTTTATTATTTCTTAATCAGTTTAGTATTAAATGTTTTAGTTTCAGTAGTAATCGCGATGATATACATTCCTTTCACCAACGAAGCAACATTTATTTTCTGACCTTCTAATTTTCCATTTTGCACCAATCTTCCTTCAGCATTGTAAATTTTATAATCTGCTTTTCCTTTTACGTTTTTAACCTCAACAAATGTATCTGCAGGATTAGGATAAATAGATATTTCGGATTTATTGTCCTTTATTTCATTGACAGCAAGAGTAGCATCATCTGAAATCTTAACAGAAAGATCCATTATTCCTCCATTTTCCATCTGCCCGCAAGCATTATCGGATACAGGCACATCACCATTAACAACAATTCTCATTCTTAACAATTTATCTCCAGCATATGCTGTAGCTGGCACAGTAAAATACATATCATCAACTTCGCCAATTGCAATACTTGTATTATATGTATTATTAATTATCTTCTCTGCCGCTTCAAAAATCCCATTCCTATTATAATCTATCCATGCAATAATATTGAAATTTGAGAGACCATCTATACCATCAAGTACATATCCAACTGTCAAATTATATTGATTCTCTTTTGTCACATTAATTATTTTCGCTGTATCACTGCTGAAATCTTTGTATGTCTTCTTGATCAAAGCATCATTAGGTTCCTCATAGTTAATATTTGCAACTTTAACCCCCGTAATCGCACCATAACCAGATGTTCCAGAATTTAGTATACAATAATCAACTCCTGTTAAAAGACCCTTAGTTTTAAAAGTAAAACTATTGGAGAATGTTCCTGGAACAGAGTTTACTACAGTAGCAACCTTCACCTCATACTTCGTCTCATCTTCAAGATTATTCAATACCACAGAATTTGTAGTACTTGTAGTATTAGACCAGTTTGTGGTACCTATTTTTTTATAATTAACAGAATAAGTTGCACCCGGCATATTATTCCAGGCAATCCTTGCTGTTGTCTTGAAAATTTCCGCATCAATAGCAGAAATTCCTGTAGGAGCATTGTTCGTTGAAGAAGGAGCCGATCCTACAGTAATTGCAGGAGATACAGCATAGAACACATTTCCGATTGCAGATATTCTCAGTTTAATTGGTCCAGTTAAGCTGCCAGGCATCTGAACAGAATAGCTTCCTGTATTTGGAGTAGAACCAACTAAATCAGTCCATGTCCCACCATCATTGGTTGTATAATCTATTTTTACAGCTGTAACATTGTAAGGCCCTGCATTGGTATTGGCAACCTCCCAGTAAATTGTATTTGAAACATCATTATATAATATTGATGTAGAGGTAAGCCCATTGAACTTAAATGGTCCGTCATTTCCAACAGTTACAGTTGTTTCAGAAGAAGACAACATTGGTTTTACATTATTTGCATCCCTCACCGTAACTGCATATTTAAGTGTTCTCGGAATATAAGAGACCGTTTCCCATTTAGTTTTATCGGTTAACTTTCCGGACATAACTATTGGAAAACTTGGAAAATACCTTCGTCCGCTTGCTGTTCCAAAATAAGATCGTGCTAAAGCACCTTGAGAATTATATCCCCAGCCTGTATCCCCGGAAATTGTAGTTTTGTCATCTACACTGTCATATTGTTCCCATGTATAAGTCAAAGGATCATTTTGTACATCTGTCGCTGAAGCATCTAAATAATATGCTGTCCCTTTTGGAATCGTGTAACTCAGGAGAGGGGAAATTACAGGAGGAGTATTTGTCGTAATATTCTGTGATATCCCACAAGATGGCTTATTGTCTAAACGAGTTAGCACCTGATCAATAGTAGAGTAATGGAAATAAGCATCTGCATTGTCCTGTACATTATCACTTGTAATCCCTGCATATCCCATAATCGTTGTTCCACTTCCAGGTTCGACATTCACACCTGTTCCTTCAGAATCGTAAGAGAACGTATGGTTCCCTCCCAATTGGTGCCCCATCTCATGAGCAACGTAATTAATGTCAAAAGAATCTCCGGCAGGGAGAGCACCAATCATCGATGAAGTATACCCGGAACCTTTACCATTTGGTTCCGCGGTTGTAGGATTATTACAAATACTGCCAATGCTGCCCGCATTACCCCCTCCTCCTCCTATAGCAAAAAGATGCCCAATATCATAGTTAGCATTTCCGACATCATTAGTTAATGTATTTTGTAGTTCCAGATTCCAAGCATCATTCGAAGGTAAATTACCCGGAGAATATGGG is a window from the Chryseobacterium sp. T16E-39 genome containing:
- a CDS encoding reprolysin-like metallopeptidase translates to MRNKILLVCVLASGFTSTYAQRWESVSQKTSRLRKEVDVKHAYKVDLASLRYLLKDAVETGNNAKPVVISLPTVDGKIEKFAVYNNPVVEKSMADKYQLGSYVGVGISDPSKYVRFSTSPTEMESMIIKDGVFQFIEPISSDKQTYGVFYKTNRGQGEHGFECSTHKKDIKLLENNGKKKLSNIGITNRSSFTKYRTYRLALSVTGEYTQSVGGTVADAVTRINNTMTRVNGVFEKDFGVKLLVLDLPDLIYTNADTDPYSPGNLPSNDAWNLELQNTLTNDVGNANYDIGHLFAIGGGGGNAGSIGSICNNPTTAEPNGKGSGYTSSMIGALPAGDSFDINYVAHEMGHQLGGNHTFSYDSEGTGVNVEPGSGTTIMGYAGITSDNVQDNADAYFHYSTIDQVLTRLDNKPSCGISQNITTNTPPVISPLLSYTIPKGTAYYLDASATDVQNDPLTYTWEQYDSVDDKTTISGDTGWGYNSQGALARSYFGTASGRRYFPSFPIVMSGKLTDKTKWETVSYIPRTLKYAVTVRDANNVKPMLSSSETTVTVGNDGPFKFNGLTSTSILYNDVSNTIYWEVANTNAGPYNVTAVKIDYTTNDGGTWTDLVGSTPNTGSYSVQMPGSLTGPIKLRISAIGNVFYAVSPAITVGSAPSSTNNAPTGISAIDAEIFKTTARIAWNNMPGATYSVNYKKIGTTNWSNTTSTTNSVVLNNLEDETKYEVKVATVVNSVPGTFSNSFTFKTKGLLTGVDYCILNSGTSGYGAITGVKVANINYEEPNDALIKKTYKDFSSDTAKIINVTKENQYNLTVGYVLDGIDGLSNFNIIAWIDYNRNGIFEAAEKIINNTYNTSIAIGEVDDMYFTVPATAYAGDKLLRMRIVVNGDVPVSDNACGQMENGGIMDLSVKISDDATLAVNEIKDNKSEISIYPNPADTFVEVKNVKGKADYKIYNAEGRLVQNGKLEGQKINVASLVKGMYIIAITTETKTFNTKLIKK